A window from Shewanella livingstonensis encodes these proteins:
- a CDS encoding TonB-dependent receptor: MFNKKIITTSILAALGAMAATSSYAADVDTTDVEVISVTGIRGGLERAMDLKRESDGIVDAISAEDIGKFPDTNLAESLQRITGVSIDRSGGEGSRVTVRGFGAANNLITLNGRQLPNTTGDRTFDFANVASESVTGVKVYKTSDASITSGGIGATIDLSTLKPLDHPGTKATFGGKAIDDKSSQNGSVTPELSGLFSQTFADDTIGIAISGSYQERESGMQQFLADQGYRASDASNGGWGGVPAGAEGGTNRPTSGIYSNPQQPRYVFEERQRERINGQLTFQYRPVDNFTATVDYTTFRNKVEEQHTDASVWFNYAGDRSESVWSDGPNAVPLIYSEIYDINSPADLADTSLTVGAWGNEQITDSIGLNLKWELSDDLTLELDHHSSVAEMKATDPRHGTRNNIQLPSYTRTRTGLDLTGNLPGIATGNIENFNPQTMRLSGSWFANDQYTSEIDQTQVKGKYFLNEDTNIDFGVSLNNVNNHYRHTQVQRPDWGGVGEAGDFADVNWTEDTILDKFDASAGNFAGTATQADYDLFNRIFYADFDEIVNAAEFADPIANVDGLYGDCKAAAGAAAGPNGEGQFCASTNWNEGTNRFTEEETTAAYFQVNYLGDLGDMPFSVHFGLRYEQTDVFSQASAPGYSRVEWTEDTSTSVTGVTGIETLSQSADYDVFLPNLNFNLNVTDDIVMRAATSKTISRASYNDLLGGTSINTGGSLSGYSGNSGNPGLEPLESINYDFSTEWYYAEGSYASVGYFRKDVSNWIRTGTKESNIFNLSNPLSGDKFNAAVAALGANASNLQIRNYIFENYADDPNVQPNFDAAGELDGGTIVGDPATDDAVVFNLNVPVNGDQEHTIDGFEFNVQHLFGESGFGGIANYTLVNSDLKYDNSSLNDTEALVGLSDTANLVLFYDNYGLQARVAYNWRDAFLNERRVNGDLTAPVYTDEYYQIDFNVSYDIPQVEGLTVFVEGINITEEYVKEFGRTNQLVYKLTQTGARYGVGVRYTF; this comes from the coding sequence ATGTTCAACAAGAAAATAATAACAACCTCGATTTTAGCCGCACTTGGTGCTATGGCAGCAACATCGAGCTATGCAGCAGACGTTGACACCACTGATGTAGAAGTGATTAGCGTAACCGGTATTCGTGGTGGCTTAGAACGTGCGATGGATCTTAAGCGTGAGTCAGACGGTATTGTTGATGCTATTTCAGCAGAAGATATCGGTAAATTTCCTGACACTAACCTTGCAGAATCACTACAACGTATTACCGGTGTTTCCATTGACCGTTCTGGTGGTGAAGGCAGTCGTGTAACGGTACGTGGTTTCGGTGCGGCCAATAATTTAATTACTTTGAATGGTCGTCAATTACCAAATACAACAGGTGACCGTACTTTTGATTTTGCTAATGTTGCCTCTGAAAGTGTCACTGGCGTAAAGGTATATAAAACATCTGATGCCTCTATAACCTCTGGTGGTATTGGTGCAACAATCGATTTAAGTACGCTTAAACCTTTAGATCATCCAGGCACAAAAGCGACGTTCGGCGGTAAGGCCATTGATGATAAATCATCACAAAACGGCAGTGTAACACCCGAGCTGAGTGGTTTGTTTTCACAAACATTTGCTGACGATACTATTGGTATTGCTATCTCGGGTAGCTATCAAGAACGCGAAAGTGGCATGCAACAATTTTTAGCAGACCAGGGTTATCGCGCAAGTGATGCCAGTAATGGCGGTTGGGGTGGTGTACCTGCTGGTGCAGAAGGCGGTACTAATCGACCTACAAGCGGGATATATTCTAACCCTCAACAACCACGTTATGTGTTCGAAGAACGCCAGCGTGAACGTATTAATGGTCAGTTAACGTTTCAATATCGTCCAGTCGATAACTTTACAGCAACGGTAGACTACACAACGTTTAGAAACAAAGTTGAAGAACAACATACCGACGCGTCAGTTTGGTTTAACTATGCCGGTGACAGAAGTGAATCTGTTTGGTCTGATGGCCCTAATGCGGTGCCGTTAATTTATTCTGAAATTTACGATATCAATAGCCCTGCCGATCTGGCCGATACTTCATTAACCGTGGGTGCATGGGGTAATGAGCAAATCACAGATTCAATAGGTTTAAACCTGAAGTGGGAATTGAGTGACGATTTAACGCTAGAACTTGATCACCACAGTTCAGTGGCAGAAATGAAAGCAACGGACCCCCGTCATGGAACACGTAACAACATTCAATTACCGTCTTATACCCGTACCCGTACAGGTTTAGATTTAACCGGTAATTTACCCGGTATTGCGACGGGTAACATTGAAAACTTTAATCCACAGACCATGCGTTTATCGGGCAGCTGGTTTGCCAATGACCAGTACACGTCTGAAATTGATCAAACTCAAGTAAAAGGTAAGTACTTTTTAAATGAAGACACCAATATCGATTTTGGTGTATCACTGAATAATGTTAACAACCACTATAGACATACCCAAGTTCAACGTCCTGATTGGGGCGGCGTTGGTGAAGCGGGTGATTTTGCAGATGTAAACTGGACTGAAGATACTATTCTAGATAAGTTTGATGCATCAGCGGGTAATTTTGCCGGCACAGCAACTCAAGCTGACTATGATCTATTTAATCGTATTTTTTACGCAGATTTTGACGAAATTGTTAACGCAGCAGAATTTGCCGATCCAATTGCCAACGTAGATGGTTTATACGGTGATTGTAAAGCGGCCGCAGGTGCAGCCGCAGGACCTAATGGGGAAGGTCAATTCTGTGCTTCAACCAACTGGAATGAAGGCACAAACCGGTTTACTGAAGAAGAAACGACCGCAGCTTATTTCCAAGTCAACTACTTAGGTGATTTGGGTGATATGCCGTTTAGTGTTCACTTTGGCTTACGCTATGAGCAAACGGATGTGTTTTCACAGGCATCAGCACCAGGTTACAGCCGCGTTGAATGGACAGAAGATACTTCAACCTCAGTAACAGGTGTTACTGGTATTGAAACTTTAAGCCAAAGTGCTGATTATGATGTGTTTTTGCCTAACCTCAATTTCAATTTGAATGTGACAGATGATATCGTGATGCGTGCTGCTACCAGCAAGACGATTTCTCGCGCCAGTTACAATGACTTATTGGGTGGAACATCTATTAATACTGGCGGTAGCTTAAGTGGCTATTCAGGTAATTCTGGTAACCCAGGTCTTGAACCGCTTGAGTCGATTAACTATGACTTTTCGACTGAATGGTACTATGCAGAGGGCAGTTATGCTTCTGTCGGCTACTTCAGAAAAGACGTATCAAATTGGATCCGCACAGGTACAAAAGAGTCAAACATCTTTAACCTCTCTAACCCGCTGAGTGGGGATAAATTTAATGCCGCGGTTGCTGCACTTGGAGCTAATGCATCAAATTTACAGATAAGAAATTATATCTTTGAAAACTATGCAGATGATCCAAATGTACAACCTAACTTTGACGCCGCTGGCGAATTAGATGGTGGTACTATTGTGGGTGATCCTGCAACAGATGACGCTGTGGTCTTTAATCTAAACGTACCTGTCAATGGTGATCAAGAACATACTATTGATGGCTTCGAGTTTAACGTACAGCATTTATTTGGCGAATCTGGATTTGGTGGTATTGCTAACTACACTTTAGTGAATTCTGATCTTAAATATGATAATAGCTCACTTAACGATACAGAAGCACTTGTTGGCTTAAGTGATACGGCTAACTTGGTACTATTTTATGATAATTATGGTTTACAAGCCCGTGTTGCTTATAACTGGCGTGATGCATTCTTAAACGAACGACGTGTAAATGGTGACTTAACCGCACCTGTTTATACTGACGAATACTATCAAATTGACTTCAATGTCAGTTATGACATTCCACAAGTGGAAGGGTTAACCGTATTTGTTGAAGGTATCAACATTACCGAAGAATACGTTAAAGAATTCGGCCGTACTAATCAGCTTGTGTATAAACTCACTCAAACCGGTGCTCGATACGGTGTAGGTGTTCGTTACACATTCTAA
- a CDS encoding tryptophan halogenase family protein: MQTKAMQVVIVGGGTAGWLTAAIIAAHARQHSPKHESSVCVTLIESPDIPTIGVGEGTWPSMRETLRKIGIKETDFMTQCDASFKQASEFRQWRVAPSVSNDRYLHPFSLPSISGNSLLLSAYTTANNVNLMNSSFCDNFCYQQGLATHSLAPKQITTPQYQFISNYGYHLDAAKFSAMLKQHCCNELGVRFISANVVKVNNHANHDIASVVIDKASDSNDINAVTEVKGDLFIDCSGSKALLIGEHYGIELNSQKHILFNDSALAVQIPYEHADSPIYSSTVSTAQDVGWVWDIGLQSRRGVGFVYASDYLNHASALQRLQGYLRDNSTLNNQQIEQLSVKKLSFTPGYRQTFWHKNCVAIGMAAGFIEPLEASALALIEQSATMVAEKLPLNQTVMPIVAQQFNKRMQQHWQHIISFLKLHYVLSSRDDSEYWIHNRHPSSIPENLSALLLLWQHQPPSHYDIDYANPLFPIASYQYVLYGMQQSANVNRLHNSDPVHTCDSQTSINNIDEITKYLTPLAEHIDINKQKQQRLLSAMPTNRALLTKMAQYGLSPV, from the coding sequence ATGCAAACAAAGGCAATGCAGGTTGTGATAGTGGGCGGTGGTACAGCGGGTTGGTTAACCGCGGCAATTATTGCTGCCCACGCCCGTCAACATTCACCAAAGCATGAGTCGTCTGTTTGCGTCACCTTAATTGAGTCGCCTGATATTCCTACTATTGGTGTGGGCGAGGGAACCTGGCCATCAATGCGTGAAACCTTACGTAAAATAGGCATTAAAGAAACAGACTTTATGACGCAATGCGATGCCAGTTTTAAGCAAGCGTCTGAGTTTCGCCAATGGCGTGTTGCTCCAAGCGTATCAAATGATCGATATTTACACCCATTTTCACTACCCAGCATCAGCGGCAACTCGCTATTATTGAGCGCCTATACTACAGCCAATAATGTCAATTTAATGAACAGCAGTTTTTGTGACAACTTTTGTTATCAACAAGGTTTAGCGACTCATTCATTAGCACCCAAACAGATAACCACGCCGCAATACCAGTTTATTAGTAATTACGGTTACCATTTAGATGCCGCTAAATTCAGTGCAATGCTAAAACAGCATTGCTGTAATGAGCTAGGCGTCAGATTTATTTCCGCCAATGTGGTGAAAGTGAATAACCATGCTAACCATGACATAGCCAGTGTCGTCATCGACAAAGCAAGTGATAGCAATGATATTAACGCTGTAACAGAGGTTAAAGGCGATCTGTTTATTGATTGCAGCGGCAGTAAAGCATTATTAATCGGTGAGCATTATGGTATTGAGCTCAACAGCCAAAAGCATATTTTGTTTAATGATTCAGCCTTAGCAGTACAAATACCGTATGAGCATGCGGATTCTCCGATTTATTCAAGCACAGTATCCACTGCGCAAGACGTTGGCTGGGTGTGGGACATTGGCCTACAATCGCGCCGTGGAGTCGGTTTTGTGTATGCTAGTGACTATTTAAACCATGCCAGTGCACTGCAAAGGCTACAAGGTTATTTACGCGACAACTCAACGCTCAACAACCAACAAATTGAACAACTGAGCGTTAAAAAACTGTCATTTACCCCAGGGTACAGACAAACGTTTTGGCATAAAAATTGCGTTGCAATCGGTATGGCCGCAGGGTTTATTGAGCCACTTGAAGCCTCAGCATTAGCCTTAATTGAACAATCTGCCACCATGGTTGCTGAAAAACTGCCGCTTAATCAGACTGTTATGCCGATAGTGGCACAACAATTTAATAAGCGAATGCAGCAACACTGGCAACATATCATCAGTTTTTTAAAACTGCATTATGTGTTATCAAGTCGCGATGACAGTGAATATTGGATTCACAATCGTCATCCTAGTTCAATCCCGGAAAATTTAAGCGCGTTATTGTTATTGTGGCAACATCAGCCGCCCAGTCATTATGATATTGATTATGCTAACCCTTTATTCCCAATAGCCAGTTATCAATATGTGTTATACGGTATGCAGCAATCTGCAAATGTGAACCGGTTACACAACTCAGATCCGGTTCACACTTGTGACTCACAGACTAGCATCAACAATATTGACGAGATAACAAAATACTTAACCCCATTGGCTGAGCACATAGATATAAATAAGCAGAAGCAACAGCGCTTGTTATCTGCCATGCCCACAAATAGAGCCTTATTAACTAAGATGGCTCAATATGGGTTATCACCAGTATAG
- a CDS encoding DUF6445 family protein, with protein sequence MSILLITTAERQIALFKINRHIAPHIEMLGEGQLPLIVIDDYIEDVSALTQYIAQQAKFSADGHTQYPGIRSPMTKDIVLAYLKPLMQPIYKIYGFSTAQTPAPCDNYFSLITTAANELTDIQTIPHFDTYQSNLIAVIHYLNDKPHGGIGFFRHKRTGYEFINELRKPEYDQVVNDMNLSAASPINSSSINDSNNGSSTKSYCSVNHSEFECYKTLGYKANRLIVFPGMLLHSSLVDVETDIDSSPQTGRLTANIFIKFV encoded by the coding sequence ATGTCGATTTTATTAATCACTACTGCCGAGCGCCAAATAGCCTTGTTTAAGATTAATCGCCATATTGCTCCTCACATAGAAATGCTTGGCGAGGGGCAATTACCCTTAATTGTCATCGATGATTATATTGAGGATGTTAGTGCATTAACTCAGTACATAGCGCAACAGGCTAAATTTAGCGCCGACGGTCATACTCAGTACCCGGGCATTCGTAGCCCAATGACCAAAGATATTGTGCTAGCTTATTTAAAACCGCTGATGCAGCCGATTTATAAAATCTACGGTTTTTCAACGGCTCAAACACCTGCGCCATGCGATAATTACTTTTCGCTCATCACTACAGCCGCTAACGAGTTGACTGATATTCAAACCATTCCACACTTTGACACCTACCAGTCTAATTTGATTGCCGTTATTCATTATTTGAATGACAAGCCTCATGGTGGCATTGGTTTTTTTAGGCATAAACGAACTGGCTACGAGTTTATTAACGAATTGCGAAAACCTGAATATGACCAAGTTGTTAATGACATGAACCTCTCAGCGGCAAGTCCTATTAATAGCAGTAGCATTAATGACAGTAACAATGGCAGTAGCACTAAAAGCTATTGCAGCGTTAATCACAGTGAATTTGAGTGTTATAAAACGCTCGGCTATAAAGCCAATCGATTAATTGTATTTCCTGGCATGTTATTGCATTCAAGCTTGGTCGATGTCGAAACCGATATTGATTCGAGTCCACAAACAGGCCGATTAACTGCCAATATATTTATTAAATTTGTATAA
- a CDS encoding glycoside hydrolase family 43 protein has product MAQAMKDHLKSVDELSDAERKQLDDLKKAHSYVAKNKPLVTNIYTADPSAHVFEGKIYVYPSHDIETDNSSMNDQGDHFAMCDYHVLSIDNDTDEVTDHGVALALEDIKWASKQLWAPDAAHKAGKYYFYFPARDLEGIFRIGVASSDSPVGPFVAEENYIANSFSIDPAVFEDDDGSYYLYFGGLWGGQLQNWHQGQFSLNDHYPDDNQPALPAKMAKLSDDMLSFVEEVRDIVILDGSGKPITVADNDRRFFEASWVHKYNGRYYFSYSTGDTHNIAYAIGDSPYGPFTYQGVILNPVLGWTSHHSIVFHQGKWCLFYHDSTLSGGQTHLRCVKKTELVHDENGKISTITAYE; this is encoded by the coding sequence ATGGCTCAAGCCATGAAGGACCATCTAAAAAGTGTCGATGAATTAAGTGATGCCGAGCGTAAACAATTAGATGATCTCAAAAAAGCGCATTCATACGTAGCAAAAAATAAGCCACTTGTAACCAACATATATACTGCAGATCCTTCTGCGCATGTGTTTGAAGGTAAGATTTATGTTTATCCATCACATGACATAGAAACCGATAACAGCAGCATGAATGATCAGGGCGATCACTTTGCAATGTGCGATTACCATGTATTGTCTATCGACAATGACACCGACGAAGTCACAGATCATGGTGTTGCGTTAGCTCTTGAAGATATTAAGTGGGCGAGTAAACAACTTTGGGCTCCCGATGCTGCGCACAAAGCAGGTAAGTATTATTTTTACTTTCCAGCACGTGATCTAGAAGGCATTTTTAGAATAGGTGTTGCCAGTAGTGATTCACCCGTAGGCCCATTTGTTGCCGAAGAAAATTACATCGCTAATTCGTTCAGTATTGATCCCGCGGTGTTTGAGGACGATGACGGCAGTTATTATTTATACTTTGGCGGTTTATGGGGTGGCCAGTTACAAAATTGGCATCAAGGACAATTTAGTCTAAATGATCATTACCCTGACGATAATCAGCCAGCTTTACCGGCAAAAATGGCCAAATTATCAGACGATATGTTGTCATTTGTAGAAGAAGTACGTGACATCGTTATTTTAGATGGTTCTGGTAAGCCCATTACGGTTGCTGATAATGATCGTCGTTTCTTTGAAGCATCCTGGGTGCATAAATATAACGGCCGTTACTATTTTTCATATTCAACTGGTGACACCCACAATATTGCTTATGCAATAGGTGATAGTCCATATGGGCCTTTTACTTATCAAGGCGTCATTTTGAATCCTGTATTAGGATGGACGAGTCATCACTCAATTGTGTTTCATCAAGGTAAATGGTGTTTATTTTACCATGACTCAACATTATCAGGAGGACAAACTCATTTACGATGTGTGAAAAAAACAGAGCTAGTGCACGACGAAAATGGAAAAATTTCAACAATTACCGCTTACGAATAA
- a CDS encoding ThuA domain-containing protein encodes MTYTGLHKVLLTALLSCALYLMLFSQMLHATGFEHMPKKQFNVLVFSKTAGWHHPSILSGVKAIQQLGDKHFFNVVWHEESRYFNDDYLKQVDVVVFLATTGDVLNDTEQAAFERYIKQGKGFVGIHSATDTEYDWPWYQQLVGHTFVIHPEIQTARLQVESRQFPGVESMPDSLLWTDEWYDFTVARNPKLHYILSVDEKSYDTHSDWGTKQGKGMGEFHPIAWYQEYDGGRAFYTALGHTDAVYQDVLFQAHLYGGIYWAATGKGITR; translated from the coding sequence ATGACATACACAGGTTTACACAAAGTACTGCTGACAGCATTGCTTAGTTGTGCTTTATATTTGATGCTTTTTAGCCAAATGCTGCATGCAACTGGGTTCGAGCACATGCCTAAAAAGCAATTTAATGTATTGGTGTTTAGTAAAACCGCTGGCTGGCATCATCCGTCGATTTTAAGTGGTGTAAAAGCCATACAACAACTTGGCGACAAGCATTTTTTCAATGTTGTTTGGCATGAGGAAAGTCGATATTTCAATGATGATTATCTCAAACAAGTAGATGTAGTGGTATTTTTAGCCACCACAGGTGATGTGTTAAATGATACAGAACAAGCGGCATTTGAGCGTTATATAAAGCAAGGTAAAGGATTTGTGGGTATACACAGTGCTACCGATACTGAATACGATTGGCCATGGTATCAACAACTTGTCGGACATACGTTTGTCATCCATCCCGAAATTCAAACCGCAAGATTACAGGTCGAGTCACGTCAATTCCCAGGCGTAGAATCGATGCCAGACAGTTTGTTATGGACTGACGAATGGTACGACTTTACCGTTGCGCGCAATCCAAAACTGCATTACATCTTGTCGGTTGACGAAAAAAGTTACGATACTCATTCAGACTGGGGAACCAAGCAGGGCAAAGGCATGGGAGAATTTCATCCTATAGCTTGGTATCAAGAATACGATGGCGGTCGTGCATTTTACACCGCCCTTGGCCATACCGATGCTGTGTATCAAGACGTGTTATTTCAAGCGCATTTATATGGTGGAATATATTGGGCAGCAACAGGTAAGGGGATAACACGGTAA
- a CDS encoding tryptophan halogenase family protein has translation MHNNNIKKVVIAGGGTAGWMAAAAFSKLFGHSLSVTIVESDLIPTVGVGEATIPTLHIFHDLLKINEAEFMAATNATFKLGISFENWRDVSQDYLHSFGYIGQGCWAAGFQHFWLKGMQQGIAKDIGEYCLEHLACRQGKFAVLPNQDRNYAYHTDAGLYAKFLRKLSEQHGAERIEGMIDKVNVNQQNGFIDSLTLADGTVIEGDLFIDCTGFKGLLIEQALHTGYENWNHILPCDSAIAVQTKQTKALVPYTRSIAHDSGWQWQIPLQNRMGNGLVFCSQYMSDDQAKALLLANIEGELINEPRVIKFQTGTRRKHWNKNCVAVGLASGFIEPLESTSIHLIQQSIVRLMQNLPTKAMDAGVVDNFNQKMRTEINNIRDFIVLHYHVTERTDSEFWRYCKNMEVPNSLQQRIDLFNQSGQVYKNDLELFGESSWLQVMIGQGLMPQSYHPIVDNMPDDQLAKFLDSIETGVKRRADNLPNHVDFINHYCRAPNSLV, from the coding sequence ATGCACAATAATAACATTAAAAAAGTAGTCATTGCAGGTGGAGGTACCGCAGGGTGGATGGCCGCTGCAGCGTTCTCTAAATTATTTGGCCACAGCTTGTCCGTTACTATCGTCGAGTCCGATCTGATCCCTACCGTGGGTGTCGGTGAAGCGACTATTCCGACATTACATATTTTTCATGACCTACTTAAAATTAACGAAGCTGAGTTTATGGCGGCAACCAATGCCACATTCAAACTGGGCATTTCGTTTGAAAATTGGCGAGATGTGTCTCAAGACTATTTGCATTCGTTTGGTTACATTGGTCAAGGCTGTTGGGCGGCGGGTTTTCAGCATTTTTGGCTTAAAGGTATGCAGCAAGGTATCGCCAAAGACATTGGTGAATATTGCTTAGAACACCTGGCATGTCGTCAAGGCAAGTTTGCAGTATTGCCTAATCAAGATCGCAACTATGCCTACCATACTGACGCAGGTTTATACGCCAAGTTCTTACGTAAATTGTCTGAACAACATGGGGCAGAGCGCATCGAGGGGATGATAGATAAGGTCAATGTTAATCAGCAAAATGGCTTTATTGATTCGCTTACCTTAGCCGATGGCACAGTGATTGAAGGCGATCTTTTTATCGATTGCACTGGCTTTAAAGGCTTATTGATTGAGCAAGCACTGCACACAGGCTATGAAAATTGGAATCATATTCTGCCTTGTGACAGTGCGATTGCGGTGCAGACGAAACAAACAAAAGCCTTGGTACCTTACACTCGCTCAATTGCCCATGACAGTGGTTGGCAATGGCAAATACCGCTACAAAATAGAATGGGTAATGGCTTAGTATTTTGCAGCCAATACATGAGCGATGACCAAGCTAAAGCATTGTTACTCGCCAACATTGAAGGTGAATTAATCAATGAGCCACGGGTGATTAAGTTTCAAACCGGCACACGACGTAAACACTGGAATAAAAACTGTGTTGCTGTTGGCTTAGCAAGTGGTTTTATTGAGCCACTTGAATCGACCAGTATTCATTTAATTCAGCAGAGTATTGTCCGGCTAATGCAGAACTTACCTACTAAAGCGATGGACGCCGGCGTGGTCGATAATTTTAACCAAAAAATGCGCACAGAAATTAATAATATTCGTGACTTTATCGTGCTGCATTATCATGTGACAGAGCGTACCGACAGCGAGTTTTGGCGTTATTGTAAAAATATGGAAGTGCCAAACAGCTTACAGCAACGAATTGATTTATTTAACCAAAGTGGCCAAGTTTATAAAAATGATTTAGAACTGTTTGGTGAGTCATCTTGGTTACAAGTGATGATAGGTCAGGGGCTTATGCCTCAAAGTTATCATCCTATTGTCGATAACATGCCCGATGATCAACTGGCTAAATTTTTAGACAGTATTGAAACTGGGGTGAAGCGACGAGCCGACAACTTGCCTAACCATGTCGATTTTATTAATCACTACTGCCGAGCGCCAAATAGCCTTGTTTAA
- a CDS encoding glycoside-pentoside-hexuronide (GPH):cation symporter, which yields MENTNNKLTIKEKLGYGLGDTASNIVFQMVANFMLIFYTDVYGLSAAAAGTLLLAVRLFDGFTDPVMGGIADRTRTRWGSYRPYILFLAIPYGFFACIAFITPDFGSTGKLIYAYVTYGVLMTCYTAINIPYGALGAVMVNDPKERTSLQSYRFAMAMGALVIIVWAIPKLVTYFGQGNDQVGYPLAMVFMGSLAAACFLLCFKMTKETQTMPAKQSYRSLFTDFFSLFKNDQWLVIAIISLVTLILIGIRASVAPHYIKYYVGDESLLSNFLTLAAIGSVLGAISTNFLSKYFEKKNLFIIALVVVVISHSLFYVIDVDQIGLIFTVYFIANFAHMIITPIMFSMVADTVDYGVKKIGKRLTAITFSGHLLAIKFGFAIGGALAGWILSGFDYVPNEQQTEHALSGILLAFAGIPVVCTLLSLVVVSRYKLTELKVKQIQAELA from the coding sequence ATGGAAAATACTAATAATAAACTGACCATTAAAGAAAAGCTTGGCTACGGTCTTGGGGACACAGCCAGCAATATCGTCTTTCAAATGGTCGCCAACTTCATGCTTATTTTTTATACCGATGTATATGGTTTATCTGCAGCAGCAGCGGGGACTTTGCTATTAGCGGTACGATTATTTGACGGTTTTACTGATCCTGTCATGGGCGGCATTGCTGACAGAACTCGTACTCGCTGGGGGTCTTACCGTCCATACATCCTATTTTTGGCAATACCTTATGGATTTTTTGCCTGCATCGCGTTTATCACCCCTGATTTTGGTAGCACGGGGAAACTTATTTATGCCTATGTGACTTACGGTGTTTTAATGACCTGTTACACCGCCATTAATATTCCTTATGGTGCGTTAGGTGCCGTGATGGTTAACGACCCAAAAGAGCGTACATCACTACAATCTTATCGTTTTGCCATGGCCATGGGCGCTCTTGTTATCATTGTGTGGGCAATACCTAAATTGGTGACTTATTTTGGTCAAGGTAATGATCAAGTCGGTTATCCGTTAGCAATGGTATTTATGGGTTCTTTAGCGGCAGCATGTTTTTTGTTGTGTTTTAAGATGACCAAAGAAACCCAAACAATGCCAGCTAAGCAAAGTTATCGCAGTTTGTTCACCGATTTTTTTAGCTTATTTAAAAATGATCAATGGCTTGTCATTGCCATTATTAGCTTAGTGACCTTAATTTTAATTGGTATTAGGGCATCGGTAGCGCCGCATTACATTAAATACTATGTCGGTGATGAGTCATTATTGTCTAACTTTTTAACCCTTGCGGCAATTGGTTCAGTATTAGGTGCTATATCCACTAACTTTTTGTCTAAATACTTTGAAAAGAAAAATCTCTTTATCATCGCATTAGTCGTTGTCGTGATTTCGCACAGCTTGTTTTATGTCATTGATGTGGATCAAATTGGTTTGATTTTTACCGTCTATTTTATTGCCAACTTTGCCCACATGATTATTACGCCGATTATGTTTTCAATGGTGGCTGACACGGTTGACTATGGGGTTAAAAAAATCGGTAAGCGACTAACCGCGATTACTTTTTCAGGCCATTTATTGGCGATTAAATTTGGGTTTGCCATTGGTGGCGCATTAGCAGGTTGGATATTATCAGGCTTTGATTACGTCCCTAATGAGCAACAAACTGAGCATGCATTGTCAGGTATTTTACTCGCGTTCGCCGGTATTCCTGTGGTGTGTACCTTATTAAGTCTCGTTGTGGTGTCTCGCTATAAATTGACTGAACTAAAAGTAAAACAAATCCAGGCTGAGCTCGCTTAA
- a CDS encoding SapC family protein encodes MPNHVLLNNQEHQHIKINNQRNERLGDSTWYAPTFVAEFKTVQAHYPIMFQKDPQTGQFCPVVLFGFKHDENLFLSAGQWNASYIPVSIRRLPFYIGFQQKNDNGVAVKERVITIDMDSPRVNTEHGQSLFLPFGGHTDYLDSIANMLEALHHGMQQNGEFVSLLLKHDLLEPITLDIELNDESKHQLIGFYSIDEDKLAQLSHDAMFELHQARFLEPLYMIVASQAQIRKLVEFKNQQLAQAS; translated from the coding sequence ATGCCGAATCATGTACTACTGAATAACCAAGAACATCAACATATTAAAATAAATAATCAACGCAATGAGCGTTTAGGTGACAGCACTTGGTATGCACCGACATTTGTGGCCGAATTTAAAACCGTCCAAGCCCATTATCCGATTATGTTTCAAAAGGACCCTCAAACAGGGCAATTTTGTCCTGTGGTGTTATTTGGTTTTAAACATGATGAAAATCTGTTTTTATCCGCGGGACAATGGAACGCGAGCTACATTCCAGTATCCATAAGACGCTTGCCTTTTTATATCGGTTTTCAACAAAAAAACGACAATGGTGTAGCCGTAAAAGAACGTGTTATTACCATTGATATGGATTCACCACGAGTGAATACCGAGCATGGCCAATCTCTATTTTTACCTTTTGGCGGCCATACAGACTATTTAGACAGTATTGCCAATATGCTGGAAGCATTACATCATGGCATGCAACAAAACGGAGAGTTTGTAAGCTTGTTGCTAAAACATGATCTGCTGGAACCTATCACACTAGATATAGAGTTAAATGATGAATCTAAACATCAACTCATTGGTTTTTATAGTATAGATGAAGATAAATTGGCGCAACTGTCACATGATGCAATGTTTGAGTTACATCAAGCGAGATTTTTAGAACCATTGTATATGATCGTCGCTTCTCAAGCGCAAATTAGAAAGCTCGTTGAATTTAAGAACCAACAATTAGCCCAAGCAAGTTAA